The region AGCAGTTAGCTGAAGGCGGCAATTTATTCTTCACGGTTGGTGAAGATGGCGAACTGACCGCCACGCCGTTTCCAAAGATGAATACGTATGGACTTACAGAGTTGCTGACAAATAACGCTCAGGGAACAACATCCAAAGAAGACGGTACTCGAAAGATTGACGCTATCCGTAAGGAAAACCCTGTTTTGGCTACTCGGATAGAAACTGAGTTCGCCAACCGCAAGCTTAAACTGCTGAGTAAAGTTTACTTCAACGAGCCCTACACAAAATTAACCCGGCTGGAAACGCCACAGAAAGCTTTCTTTGAATCGGGGACACATGCCTGTTATCTCACAGGAGAGTCATTGAAGCGACTGGTTGATGCTCAGAATATTTCGCCTTTTATCTCCGGGATCAGTGCTTTCAGTTCACACCGGAATGCTAACGACAAAAAAATAAGCTGGAAAGCGTTGTATCTAAGTCGTTTTGCGGCAGCTACCTGCTTTTATCAGTACCCTAGTAAGTTACGTGATTCGTTGAACGTATATCTGGTTTACTCCGATAATTTGACCAATCTGTACGAATTATTACGGGATAAATTCGACGCTATTACCCGTCCGTCAGATGTGCTTCGGCAACAGGAATTTATTGCCAATTTCCCTCAGTCTGACGAGAACAATCCACTTGGCAGGGCAGGGGATTTTATTGGGCGAAACGAAAATCTGTTTTATCTGCTCTTCACGCTTTACAACAACGTGATGGGCAAGAGGCAACCCTTGGAGTACAAAGAATTACTTCAACAGCTTGGCATTGCAGATCGGAGCGTTGGCATTGTCTCATTACGGGCAGAGTCTTTTGCGGCTACTATGCGGCCCAACCAGTACGAAAACCTTCACCATGTCAAGTTTGTGTTTGCCCTTATTCACAAATTAGAGCAACAGGGTGTGTCTATCCCGCTTGTGTGGCAGAGTCTCAAAATCATTAAACCTTCCCTTCAATCGAACCGGGATCGCTACCGGATGGAACGCCAGTTTCGAGAGCGTTTTGTCGGAAAGGTGCTGAATGCACAAAGCGTTTTGGCTGATATGGAGGGCTTCTTTAATGATTGCTACGGATACTTACTCGACGTACTAAACGAACCCGGTAAAAGCATTGGCTTTAAACGTTATAACGACCTAGTTAAATTTATAACTCATTATGAACTCATTGTTAACCAGAAAATTATGCAGAACGAAGAATTGCAAAAACGTGCCCTTGGTTTAGGGTCGCAAGTAGGGCAGGGCATTCTGAACTATAACCAGAATGACCGAAAAACCAATGCCAGGCAAGGGCGTAAGTACATTATAGCCCTGAGAAAAGCCAATCAGTTTGCCGGATTTATGGACCAGCTTTCGCGGGTGCAATCCCGGTTTACACTTAGCATCAGTCGTGATTTACTTGAGGGTATCAATGAAGACAACTATGCCTGGATTAAGCAATTCGTGATTATCTCAGCACTCAATCAAGTCAATTCTGAACTCAGCCCAAAATCTGATAAATCCTAAAACTAATGAAGACGAATAGCCTAACTATTACTTACCTATCTAAAGTATCGTTTGCCAGCTTAAACGGGGGCGACAAGGAAGTGGACAATATTGTGACAATTAAGAAGGTCACAATGGATAATGGCGACCAATTGCCTTATCTATCTTCACAGGCTGTGCGCCGTGCCCTTCGTGACAAACTTGAAGAACTAGGCTGGCCCGTTTCCCCTGTTGCGAAAGCCAGCGAAGATAAAGGTGCCGCCAAAACACAGCTTGACCCCGTTCAATACATTGATGATGATTTGTTTGGCTTTATGGATGCCGCGAAGGGCAAAGAAGCTGAAAAAGGAAAGGCTACTGTTCGAACATCACCCGTACGCGTTGAGTCCCTATTAGCTCTGTCTAAGTTTCAGGAGGACTTAGACTTCGGCACTAACTACATGGCGAAAAAGGTAGAAGGTGGTCAGCCCAATATTTTTGAGACCGAAATTCATTCTGGCATTTACCGGGGCACCATATTGATTGAACTAGACCGTGTTGGAGCAGGTGAGGGCTTTGAAAAAGCGGGTAAGTTGTCGGCCGATGAGCGGACAAAACGTGTGCAGGGGTTGCTAGATGCTTTTCAAACCATGTGGAGTTCTGGTCGGCAATCGCGGTTCCTTTCTGATATATCGCCCAAATTTATGGCGGCTGCGTGCATGAGTTCAAAAAACCCTGTGTTTCTGGAAGCTTTAAAAGTTGACCGAAGCGGACAAGTAGATGTACCAGCTTTACAAACTGTCCTATCTGATTACGAGACGTTTATAAATTCATCCGTATTGGCAACGCAGGAAGGTGTTTTTGGCAAAGCTGATGGCGTAATGAGCTTGAAAGATGGGTTTGCTACTATGAAGCAATGGGTGAAAGAGTATTATGCAGCCAATTAACCCACTCAATTATGCTGTGCTGTACCATTGAATTGAAATCTGTTACAGCCTCGTTTCGGAACCCGGAGTTTCAAAATTTTCACAAGTCATTTCCGTTACCCCCGCCAACTGCCCTTATTGGACTGGCGGGGGCGGCTCTTGGGCTTTCGCCCCGGATGGCTCAGGATTTTTTAGACACAAACCAGTTCCAGGCGGGGGTATCAGGTAAAGGCGAGGGAATGACTCGCGACCTGTGGAAATATGACCGACTGACAGGAACTGGCAGTAGCATTATTTTACGCGAAATCTATGTAAATCCGCACTACAGGCTTGTCTTTGGGAGCGATAACCATGAGGCTGTGGAGCAACTTAAGGCGGCTTTCGACAGTCCGGTTTATGCACTGACTCTGGGCCAAAGCGATTCACTGGCAAAAATCGTGCGTACTACGCTGACCGATGCAGTAGTTGAAGGACAAACACTTGAAAACACATTGGTGGAAGGAGATATTGTTCCGGCTATTCTAGAGCAAGTCCTTTATGGTGGTACGTTTTCGCTAAGCCTAAGTACATCTGATCCAATTGCTTATCAACTTCCAACTCGCTTTAACTACAAGGCAGATTACGGTATGAGAACTGTCTCGGAGCGAAAACTATTTTCGTTTGTCGGTCCCCAAGTTACATTTCAAAATCGAACGTTCTCCGGTGTGCAGGTGGGTGATGTATTTGTTCCGCTTTTTAAGATTTGATGGCTATGCTGGATCATTTATTAGCGAAAACAGAAAATCGAGAATCGCTGGGAAAGCATACCGACTTGGTGTTGAAAGCATGGCTCCAATTACGTGATCGTTATGCGACTGTGTTAGGAGAAGACGAGCAATTTTGGTTCGATAGCTTCATTGCTGCCTTATTCCATGATTTCGGAAAAGCATCCGTCAACTTTCAGAATATGCTGTTAGCTATTCTGAAAGAGCCTATTGCTGAAAAAGGATATGACCCTATGCGACACGAATTTCTTTCGGGGTTGTTGCTGGCGGCTCATACAATACTGGTAACGCGTAGTCGTAAAGATTTGTCGGCAAATCCAGCTCAATTATTTGCTGTTTTTACGCATCATAAAGATTTTACACCTGATCTTTTTTGTCAAGATGCTATCAAGCAATGGAAGATCAAACCGAATGATGCAGGTGCATTTTTTGCTTATGCCCGTCAGCGTATACAAGAACACTATCCTGACAAAGGAGACTTTCTAAACGGAATAGAAGCAGCCTGGGAGTTCATGGCTAATAAGCCAGCCAGTTTATTATTGAGCGTTAAAGACAGAGCTATTACTGAGCCAACATTAGCCCGTTTAAAAGAACAACGAGAGTATAGCTATCGCAAAACCTATTTACTACATAAAGCCTTACTCGTTATTGCCGACTGGACGGCTTCGGGTCATCGAAACCTTGAAGAACCACTGCGTTACGATGAAGAGTTGATTCGCCGAAAAGTAGCTGAACGGGTGCAGAAAGCAGGAGGTACGTTTACGGGCTTTAGAGAGTTTCAGGATAAAAGCGGTCAGATAGCTGGCAATGTCTTGGCCATTGCACCCACTGGAAGCGGTAAAACGGAAGCATCTTTGTTATGGGCCAGCCAGCGGGAAGGTTTTGAGAAAATAGTCTATCTACTGCCAACTCGTGTTACAGCTAATTCGCTTTATCTACGTTTAGGGGAGTATTTTGGTAAAGCGTCTGATGGAGTCGATGACTACACGGCCGTTGTCCATTCATCGGCCAAACTGTTTCGACTGGAATTAGACGAAACATACAGCAATTTCAACTATCTGCGTGAAGCTGCGTTTTTTAAGGCTGTAACTGTCGCGACAGTTGACCAGATGCTTACGCAGGGTTTTAATCTTGGCTGGTGGGAAATGAAGACGTTTCACCTGTTCAGAGCCAAGGTTATTATTGACGAAGTTCATGCGTATGCGCCCTATACATTAGGGCTAATAGTTGCATCAATTCGCTACTTACGACAAAACTTCCAAACGCAGTTCTACATCATGACGGCTACCATGCCGCAGAAGTTACAAGCTCTATTAACACGTGAGTTAGGAAATGACGTAACGGTACTACGCGATCAGGAATTGCTGGATAAAAAGCGAAATGTTTTTCATGTCGAAGATAGAACCATCGACCAATTACGTCCCGACATTGAACAGGATTTGAAAGCAGGGAAGAAAGTATTAGTTGTTGTTAATACTGTCGATGAGGCTATTCGGTTGTACGACCAATATGCTGACTATAAGCCGATTTGTTATCACTCCCGTTTTATCGTCAAGCACCGTACCGAAAAGGAACAAGCGATCCTGAACAACGAAAAGGAGAAACCTAAAGAAGGATTTTTGTTGATTGCTACCCAAGTCGTAGAAGTCTCGCTTGATATTGATTACCAGTCACTTTATACCGAGAATGCGCCCATAGATGCTATTATTCAACGAGCTGGACGAATCAACCGCAAACGTAGAGATGAGCCGGGTAAAGTTGTGGTTTTTCCACATTCAGAGGTGGCAGAAAAGCATGTGTACGATTATCCAGCAGGTATATTGAATACAACCCTTGACGTATTGAAACAACATCAGGGCGTAGCTGTGTCAGAGCAGGATTTACTTAATATGGTGGAAGAAGTGTACAAAGACTGGAATGTTGAGAACGAGGAGTTATACAAAGATGAACTATCTAAATATGAGCGTTTAGTACGAGATAAATGCAGTTATCTATACGATTTCAGCGAAGACATGGAACAGGTATTTACTCGTGAAGGGCTTGATACCGTTAGTATCATTCCAGATTGTTTTAAGCCTGAATTAGTATCCGCAAGTGTCTTAGAAAAAAGTAAGCACGAAGTAGCAATACGAAACCATCGCTTTAAATCTGGTAAACATACTAGCGATAAAGATCATAGCTGGTTTAAGTACTTCGATTGTGATTATGATTTTGAGCGCGGGTTACGATTCAAGAAAAAAGCTGACATACCTCATACTTACAATCACTAACACCCAATGCCAACCCAAGCCCTTATCCCCATCACGACCGTTACCTTTCCTGAAATTGCGTTGCGTACCCGCGATGCGCATAAGCTGCGGGGATACTTTGGCGAGTTGTTTAAAGAACATTCGCCTTTGCTGCACAACCATCTGGAAGCCGATATGCCCACCGATGCCGACGGCGCGGTGACCGTAAAGTTCCGGTATGCTTACCCGCTGGTGCAATACAAAGTGTTGGATCAGGTGCCTACGCTGGTGGGGCTGGGGGAGGGGGCAACCCTGCTTACTCAACTGTTTCTGCAAATGCGGGAAGTCCAGATCGAAAGCCAGACATTCCCCGTACTGAGCAAGCACATCCGCCACGAACGAGTGCCCCTTGGCCTTGCCAATGACCTGATCGAGTATCGGTTCGAGACGCTGTGGATGGCACTCAACCAGGAAAACTACCGCGATTACCGACGCTATGCTGAGGTCGAGCAACAGGCGCAATTAAAGCGGGTGCTGACCAGCCAGATCTTGGCTCTGTTTCGCGAATTCGATCTGTGGCTTGAACCCCACGAGCGCATTATGGTGCGGCTGGATGTACAGGAGCGAACTACCCAGTTTAAAAACCAGACGATGATGGCCTTTACAGGCAGCTTCCTGACCAACGTTATCCTGCCTGATGGCATTGGTCTGGGCAAAGCCGTATCGCGGGGGTTCGGAACGCTTACGCGAATGAATAATGGACAATGGATACTATAAAGTGAATAATGGGTGCTGTCAGTAGTGTGTTCTACCCGAGTTCATTATCCATTGTGCATTATTCATTTTACATTACTCTATGCAACTCCACATCAGCACGTACGGAACGTACCTGCACGTTAAAGATGCCATGTTCGACGTTCGGCGGAAGGGCGAAGATGGGAAGGTCATCAGCGCGACCTATTCGGCCGAGAAGGTGACGCATATTCTGCTGGCAACGGGCACATCGCTCAGTACCGATGCCGTGCGGCTGGCCATGCGGCACAATGTCGACATCGTGTTTATCGAGCAACAGGGCGACCCCATTGGGCGGGTATGGCACGCCAAACTGGGCAGCACCACCAAAATCAGAAAGCGACAGCTGGAGGCCAGTCTGGGGCCGGATGGGCTGCGGTGGGTGCGGGCCTGGCTGCTGGCCAAACTCGACAATCAGATGGGCTTTATCCGAAGTCTGAAAAAACACCGCCCCCAGCATGCCGGCTATCTGGATGATAAACTAGTTCGGATAGAAGCTATGGCTTTGTCGATCAGCACACTCGCGTCGGTTGGTGAGCAAACTCCAGCGACTACCTGCGTAGCCGATGTGGCCGATACCCTGCGCGGACTGGAGGGTACGGCGGGTCGGTTGTATTTCGAGACGCTGAGCTATGTATTGCCCAAAGAATATCAGTTTAGCGGGCGCAGTAGTCGGCCAGCGCAGGATGCCTTCAACGCCTTTCTGAATTATGGCTACGGCATGTTGTACGGAAAAGTGGAAAAAACGCTGATGATGGCTGGCCTCGACCCGTATGTGGGGTTTCTGCATCGCGACGATTACAACCAGCTGAGCATGGTGTATGACTTCATTGAGCCGTATCGGGGCTGGACCGATGAAGTGGTGTTTCGGCTCTTTACGGCCAAAAAAGTCAATAAAGCGCACATAGGTGAGGTGTCGGGGTCGCGAACGGGGGTTTCGCTCAATGCCGATGGCAAGGCATTGCTGGTGAATGCGTTCAACGAGTGCATGGATAATGACCCCATTCGGTATCGAGGCCGCAACCTCGTCCGAAGCCATTGCATGCAACTCGACGCGCATCAGTTTGCGAATGAACTCATCGGAAAAACGGGTGGTCTGCCCGACCTCGTCAAGCTATGATTATTTGGGTACTCTACGATATTGTTAAGGACAAGTCGCGCACGAAAGCGGCCAAACGGTGTCAGCAAGCGGGTTTATACCGGGTGCAGTTCTCGTGTTTTCTGGGGACGCTCACGCAGAACCAGAAAGACACCCTGCAACTGCAACTGGAAGAGCTGATCGACGAAGAAACCGACAAGGTGTATATTTTTCCGATGAGCCGGGGCGAGTTACAGCAAACGGCACTGTTGGGACAAGCGTTCGATAAGAAATTAGTGACCGACGAAATCAGAGCGTTATTCTTTTAGCCATGACCCTCACCCCATCGCACATTATCGAGTATTTATTCTGTCCGCGTTTTACGTATTTCGAGTACGTACTGGCGATTCCGCAGTATGAAGAGAAGAATTACAAGGTTATGCGGGGGCGGAACCTGCACGACGAGCGATTAGAGCGCAACAAGGACTACCTCCGCAAGCGGCTGGGGCGACCCGGTGCGCCGGTCACAGAAAAACACGCCGACCAGTATCTGACGAATGAGTTGATTCGTGGGGTGGTGGATGAGGTGTTGGGTTTCGGTGATGGAACGATGGCTCCGCTGGATTATAAGTTTGCCGAGTTTAAAGACAAGGTATATGATACCTACCGAACACAGTTGTACTGTTATGCCTGGCTCATTGAAGCGAACTTCGGTCGGCCGGTTGACCGTGGTTTTCTCGTCTACACTCGTAGCAACAATCGTGTGATAGAGGTACCGATTGCCGAAACCGATAAAGTGGCGGTAAAGCGAGCGGCTGAGGCTATTTTCACGATTATTGAGCGTAATTTTTATCCGAAGGCTACTAAAGCGAAGGCACGTTGTGTAACTTGCACGTACCGCAATATTTGCATCAAATAAGTCTGTTCCGGGCGGCAATGTATTTTGATAATGTTGGAAATGGTACCTAGTGAATTGATTACCAATAGCTTGTCTTTTCGGAAAAACAGTAAAAGTTGCCAGTTTCTTATGTACTTTGACCTGCTAAATCACAAAAAAGAGAGTTTTCGAAAGGGACTTAATGGCTTGTTTATGAGCGGATTGTATAGCCAGACGGATTCCCGAGGCTGATCCATTAGAAGAAGGATTGAAACCGGGTTGGCGGTGCCGCTGGCAGCGGGGCGTTGCCGCATTCCCGAGGCTGATCCATTAGAAGAAGGATTGAAACAGGAAAAGACATTATTAGCCGCTAGATATGCTTCCAATTCCCGAGGCTGATCCATTAGAAGAAGGATTGAAACCGATGTACCATCCAAGCTACTGCCCGGATGAGCATTATTCCCGAGGCTGATCCATTAGAAGAAGGATTGAAACGCCGGTCGATTTTCCGCTGATTAGCTTCTGCCTTCAATTCCCGAGGCTGATCCATTAGAAGAAGGATTGAAACTCGCCCATTGCATTGTGTGTTGGCTTAACGTCTTTCTCGAATTCCCGAGGCTGATCCATTAGAAGAAGGATTGAAACGATTATAGTTATCTCCAGCTTCGTCAGGCATTGCCAATTCCCGAGGCTGATCCATTAGAAGAAGGATTGAAACATCTATTGACAATCAGGATATTATTGCCTATTCTAGATTCCCGAGGCTGATCCATTAGAAGAAGGATTGAAACATCTATTGACAATCAGGATATTATTGCCTATTCTAATTCCCGAGGCTGATCCATTAGAAGAAGGATTGAAACACGGATGGGCTACCCGCTTCGTTAAACTACCCGGTTATTCCCGAGGCTGATCCATTAGAAGAAGGATTGAAACCACAAAGCGAATGGATTAAACTATTTTAATGTGTGCAATTCCCGAGGCTGATCCATTAGAAGAAGGATTGAAACGGCATCAGATTACTGGTTGCGTGGGTTAGAAAACCTATTCCCGAGGCTGATCCATTAGAAGAAGGATTGAAACGCTTCCACAAAGTCCATGCACTGACGCCGTGTTTCAAATTCCCGAGGCTGATCCATTAGAAGAAGGATTGAAACAGTCCGGACAGATGAGCAGCCCGGACTCATTGCGACATTCCCGAGGCTGATCCATTAGAAGAAGGATTGAAACCAGTTCCCAGCGCTTCATCCGGCGGATTTGTCGCCAATTCCCGAGGCTGATCCATTAGAAGAAGGATTGAAACATCAATTCGTGTTAAAATGGCGGCGCGGTAGGTACCTATTCCCGAGGCTGATCCATTAGAAGAAGGATTGAAACACTAAAGTCTCCGCCTAGAAGGCGGGGGATTTTCTCCCATTCCCGAGGCTGATCCATTAGAAGAAGGATTGAAACGATGATTTTTTCTGGTGACAGCTGAGGCAAAGCGCCTATTCCCGAGGCTGATCCATTAGAAGAAGGATTGAAACGTCATTGAAGGTGAGATTTGGGGAGATGTTCAAAAATTCCCGAGGCTGATCCATTAGAAGAAGGATTGAAACTCAAATTCGTGGTACTCGTCAATAACTGCGAAGCTGATTCCCGAGGCTGATCCATTAGAAGAAGGATTGAAACTTGGCAAGGACCATGAAGTGCGGGCCGCATGGCCTGATTCCCGAGGCTGATCCATTAGAAGAAGGATTGAAACTCACCAAGGTATATTTCACAGTCTAGTATTGACGCAATTCCCGAGGCTGATCCATTAGAAGAAGGATTGAAACTCCTTCGTAATGCGAATATTCTCGTTGTTATCGCTGATTCCCGAGGCTGATCCATTAGAAGAAGGATTGAAACTCACTTTCCACCTCATCTGTACTGTCTTCCTTCCATTTATTCCCGAGGCTGATCCATTAGAAGAAGGATTGAAACTCACTTCGCCGCTCACCATCGACAAGTGAAGACGTAATTCCCGAGGCTGATCCATTAGAAGAAGGATTGAAACCGTCAGGACATCATTTGGTCGAAGCCAAATCCCATGCCGGAATTCCCGAGGCTGATCCATTAGAAGAAGGATTGAAACTTGTATGGCAAAACGAAATACAAAACAGAAAAGCGCATTCCCGAGGCTGATCCATTAGAAGAAGGATTGAAACTTCAGAATGCTGTCAACTACGCTAAATACCGGGCCAGTATTCCCGAGGCTGATCCATTAGAAGAAGGATTGAAATCGGGTTCTATTGTGTTTCCATCTATCCCATCTGAGGATTCCCGAGGCTGATCCATTAGAAGAAGGATTGAAACCCTCAAACGGTTGGCGCGTCGGCGGGAAAACAGCCAATTCCCGAGGCTGATCCATTAGAAGAAGGATTGAAACCCTACACGAAAGAGAAAAACGAGAACGCATGAAAATTATTCCCGAGGCTGATCCATTAGAAGAAGGATTGAAACCCGGAATCAGTTCATTATACGTGCCCGTCACCCATCATTCCCGAGGCTGATCCATTAGAAGAAGGATTGAAACATGCGTTTCGTAGTCTGGTCAGTAAAGCCTCGTCGGATTCCCGAGGCTGATCCACTAGAAGAAGGATTGAAACCAAAGGCAATTTCAATGGCGGTGGTATCGCTGAAATATTCCCGAGGCTGATCCACTAGAAGAAGGATTGAAACGCCTGATCGGGCGTTGGAGCGGTGCGTTTGAGCGAGATTCCCGAGGCTGATCCATTAGAAGAAGGATTGAAACATACCCTCGTGACTGGCATCAATGGTAGTGCAACCAACATTCCCGAGGCTGATCCATTAGAAGAAGGATTGAAACATGCAGCTATGGACAAAAAAGGGGGGATGCTCGAAACAATTCCCGAGGCTGATCCATTAGAAGAAGGATTGAAACTGGCGATTCGGCCAAAAACTCCAAGTCCAACCCGAAACATTCCCGAGGCTGATCCATTAGAAGAAGGATTGAAACCCCATCTCTCCTAATGTTTTCTCACCCAGCTTGGTGAATTCCCGAGGCTGATCCATTAGAAGAAGGATTGAAACTAGTCTCGTGCGACAGGCGAATTGTGAATAATGTTAATCTGTATTCCCGAGGCTGATCCATTAGAAGAAGGATTGAAACTTAGCCGGGGTAACTCCTTGCGTAGCTAGGTAGTCAAATTCCCGAGGCTGATCCATTAGAAGAAGGATTGAAACGCTTAACGGGGCCTTGTTGATGGTCTTAAAGCGGTCAATAAATTCCCGAGGTTGATCCATTAGAAGAAGGATTGAAACAACTCTGCATGATCGGCCCTACAGCATTCCCGAGGCTGATCCACTGGAAGAAGGATTGAATTGGAAGAGACCTGATCGCAAAACTGACAAAGAAGGATTGCGGTTTGTTCACAATAGGAAGAATAAACGAAAATTGTCAGCGCGTTTCGGCGGTTTAGAACCGCTGCGCTTAACTTGCTCTACACAACACCCCTCGTTTATTCGGGGATACGTTAATCTTTCTGCTAGGTTTGTTATCTAATTGCTAAACGTATCTAAAATCACAATGAAATCATTCATAAGCTGGTTTTGTACCGCCACCCTGATTTTACAAAGCACGCTGGCTATTAGGGCGCAGAGCCCAAAAGGGTACAGTCTGGGCGATGTCGTAGCCGACTTTCGGCTCAGGAATGTGGATAGCCGCCAGATTACCCTGGCCGATTATAAGGACCAGCGGGGCGTAATTGTTGTTTTTATGAGCAACCACTGCCCGTTTGCGAAAGCGTACGAAGACCGCCTGATTAGCCTTGATCGGAAATTTGCGACGCAGGGCTATCCGGTGCTCGCGGTCATGCCCAACGACCCCAAAGCTTATGACGACGACTCCTTCCAGAACATGCAGTCTCGTTCGCGCGAAAAAAACTACCCCTTTGCCTATGCAATGGACGAAACGCAAGTAACTGCCAAAGCCTTTGGCGCTACCCGAACCCCCGAAGTGTTCGTGCTGAAACAAACGGGAGGACAGTTCATCGTTGAGTACGTAGGAACCATTGACGATAGTCCACAGGACGGAAGCAGCGTGCAGCGTCGGTACATCGACGAAGCCGTTAGTAGTTTACTCGCTGGCAAGCCGGTACAGTCGCCCATTACCAAACCCATTGGCTGTGCCATCAAGTGGAAAAATTAACGCGAAGGGGCGATAGACGAATTGCCGGCTTTTACCCGGTCGGGATGCTCGGCACAACACAAACCGGATTTCTGGCATACCATTTGCCAACCAGTTTGTAAGAATCAACTTACTCAATACGATTATGATTAAACATCCATTAACACTGACACGCATTAAACAGACCGCCGGTACCCTTATGCTGGTAGCTTCACTGGCTTTAGTACAAGCCTGTGGTTCCGACAACAAGAATGAGTCCCGGACCGAAGATGCCCTCGAAAAAACAGGCGACGCTATCTCTGCCGATACAAAAGACGCAACGGCTGAAGCCCGGGAGGATCTGAAAGAAACCGGTGATAAAGCCGAAGCCAAGTCCGACGAAGCAGCTGCCGATTTTCGGCGCGAACGGGACGAAGCAGTGGCTAAAATGAACGTGCAGAAGGATAAACTGGATGCTAAAATTGACGAGCTGAAGGCCAAAGCCGACAAACAAAGCGATAAAGCAAAGGCTGAAACGGATCGGCAGCGCGAAAAGCTGGAAGAACAGCGGAAAGAACTGGGCGAAGATATCGACCACGCCAAGAACGCAACAGCTGATGCCTGGCAGGATGTTAAATCAGGTTTTAAACAGGCCGGTCGCGAAATAGGCGATGCCTTTGATAAAGCTGGCGATAAGCTGAAGCGGGACAACGACTAGGTAACGCGTTTTTGTTTCGGAAATTGATAAGGTGCTGGCTTTCATTGAAAAG is a window of Spirosoma linguale DSM 74 DNA encoding:
- a CDS encoding CRISPR-associated autoregulator, DevR family (TIGRFAM: CRISPR-associated regulatory protein, DevR family; CRISPR-associated autoregulator DevR family~KEGG: mxa:MXAN_7262 CRISPR-associated fruiting body developmental protein R), which codes for MKTNSLTITYLSKVSFASLNGGDKEVDNIVTIKKVTMDNGDQLPYLSSQAVRRALRDKLEELGWPVSPVAKASEDKGAAKTQLDPVQYIDDDLFGFMDAAKGKEAEKGKATVRTSPVRVESLLALSKFQEDLDFGTNYMAKKVEGGQPNIFETEIHSGIYRGTILIELDRVGAGEGFEKAGKLSADERTKRVQGLLDAFQTMWSSGRQSRFLSDISPKFMAAACMSSKNPVFLEALKVDRSGQVDVPALQTVLSDYETFINSSVLATQEGVFGKADGVMSLKDGFATMKQWVKEYYAAN
- a CDS encoding CRISPR-associated protein Cas5 (TIGRFAM: CRISPR-associated protein Cas5) codes for the protein MLCCTIELKSVTASFRNPEFQNFHKSFPLPPPTALIGLAGAALGLSPRMAQDFLDTNQFQAGVSGKGEGMTRDLWKYDRLTGTGSSIILREIYVNPHYRLVFGSDNHEAVEQLKAAFDSPVYALTLGQSDSLAKIVRTTLTDAVVEGQTLENTLVEGDIVPAILEQVLYGGTFSLSLSTSDPIAYQLPTRFNYKADYGMRTVSERKLFSFVGPQVTFQNRTFSGVQVGDVFVPLFKI
- a CDS encoding CRISPR-associated helicase Cas3 (KEGG: pin:Ping_1586 hypothetical protein~TIGRFAM: CRISPR-associated helicase Cas3~PFAM: DEAD/DEAH box helicase domain protein~SMART: DEAD-like helicase), whose translation is MAMLDHLLAKTENRESLGKHTDLVLKAWLQLRDRYATVLGEDEQFWFDSFIAALFHDFGKASVNFQNMLLAILKEPIAEKGYDPMRHEFLSGLLLAAHTILVTRSRKDLSANPAQLFAVFTHHKDFTPDLFCQDAIKQWKIKPNDAGAFFAYARQRIQEHYPDKGDFLNGIEAAWEFMANKPASLLLSVKDRAITEPTLARLKEQREYSYRKTYLLHKALLVIADWTASGHRNLEEPLRYDEELIRRKVAERVQKAGGTFTGFREFQDKSGQIAGNVLAIAPTGSGKTEASLLWASQREGFEKIVYLLPTRVTANSLYLRLGEYFGKASDGVDDYTAVVHSSAKLFRLELDETYSNFNYLREAAFFKAVTVATVDQMLTQGFNLGWWEMKTFHLFRAKVIIDEVHAYAPYTLGLIVASIRYLRQNFQTQFYIMTATMPQKLQALLTRELGNDVTVLRDQELLDKKRNVFHVEDRTIDQLRPDIEQDLKAGKKVLVVVNTVDEAIRLYDQYADYKPICYHSRFIVKHRTEKEQAILNNEKEKPKEGFLLIATQVVEVSLDIDYQSLYTENAPIDAIIQRAGRINRKRRDEPGKVVVFPHSEVAEKHVYDYPAGILNTTLDVLKQHQGVAVSEQDLLNMVEEVYKDWNVENEELYKDELSKYERLVRDKCSYLYDFSEDMEQVFTREGLDTVSIIPDCFKPELVSASVLEKSKHEVAIRNHRFKSGKHTSDKDHSWFKYFDCDYDFERGLRFKKKADIPHTYNH
- a CDS encoding putative DNA repair protein (KEGG: dat:HRM2_05470 putative DNA repair protein) produces the protein MPTQALIPITTVTFPEIALRTRDAHKLRGYFGELFKEHSPLLHNHLEADMPTDADGAVTVKFRYAYPLVQYKVLDQVPTLVGLGEGATLLTQLFLQMREVQIESQTFPVLSKHIRHERVPLGLANDLIEYRFETLWMALNQENYRDYRRYAEVEQQAQLKRVLTSQILALFREFDLWLEPHERIMVRLDVQERTTQFKNQTMMAFTGSFLTNVILPDGIGLGKAVSRGFGTLTRMNNGQWIL
- a CDS encoding CRISPR-associated protein Cas1 (TIGRFAM: CRISPR-associated protein Cas1~PFAM: protein of unknown function DUF48~KEGG: dat:HRM2_05450 putative CRISPR-associated protein (uncharacterized protein, predicted to be involved in DNA repair)) — its product is MQLHISTYGTYLHVKDAMFDVRRKGEDGKVISATYSAEKVTHILLATGTSLSTDAVRLAMRHNVDIVFIEQQGDPIGRVWHAKLGSTTKIRKRQLEASLGPDGLRWVRAWLLAKLDNQMGFIRSLKKHRPQHAGYLDDKLVRIEAMALSISTLASVGEQTPATTCVADVADTLRGLEGTAGRLYFETLSYVLPKEYQFSGRSSRPAQDAFNAFLNYGYGMLYGKVEKTLMMAGLDPYVGFLHRDDYNQLSMVYDFIEPYRGWTDEVVFRLFTAKKVNKAHIGEVSGSRTGVSLNADGKALLVNAFNECMDNDPIRYRGRNLVRSHCMQLDAHQFANELIGKTGGLPDLVKL